A stretch of DNA from Synechococcus sp. JA-3-3Ab:
GGGGCTGCGGCGAGATGGCATCGACTTTCGCTTCACCATGTCCCTGACGCCGCCCTTGGTGTCGATGCTGCGGGATCCCTTGCTGCAGGAGCGCTACGACCACTACCTAACCAAGTTGGAAGAGCTGGCCCAACTGGAATACGACAAGAACGCCACCAACGGCCACATTCGCTACCTGGCCGAGCACTACATCAAGCAATTTGCCATGGTGCGCGATCTCTGGGAGCGCTACGACCGGGATCTGGTGCGGGCCTTCAAACAGTTTCAAGACAGCGGCAACCTGGAGATCATTACCTGCGCGGCTACCCACGGCTACCTGCCCTTGATGCAGATGTACCCGCAGGCGGTATGGGCCCAACTTATCGTGGCCTGCGAGCACTACAACGAACACTTTGGCCAATGGCCAAGAGGGATCTGGCTGCCGGAGTGCGCCTACTACCAGGGGCTGGAGCGGATGATCGCCGATGCCGGCCTGCGCTACATGATCACCGACGCCCACGGTTTGCTCTATGCCAAGCCGCGGCCCCGCTACGGCATGTACGCCCCCATCTTCACCGAGACTGGCGTTGCCGTCTTCGGTCGGGATCACGAGTCTTCGCAGCAGGTGTGGTCAGCGGAGGTGGGCTACCCTGGGGATCCCGTCTATCGCGAGTTCTACAAAGACCTGGGGTACGAGGCCGACTACGAGTACATCAAGCCCTACATCATGCCCAACGGCCAGCGGAAAAACACCGGCATCAAGTACCACCGCATCACGGGGCGCAACCTCGATCTGGGACAGAAGCAACTTTACGATCCCTACTGGGCCAGGGAGAAGGCGGCAGAACATGCGGGCAACTTCATGTTCAACCGCCAGCGGCAGATCGAGTATTTGTACAGCGTCATGGGGCGTCCGCCGCTGGTGGTGGCCCCTTATGATGCCGAGCTGTTCGGCCATTGGTGGTATGAGGGCCCCTGGTTTTTGGATTTCCTCATTCGCAAGAGCTACTTCGACCAAAATACCTATCGCATGACTCACCTGGCGGAGTACTTGCGGGAGAACCCCACCCACCAGGTGTGCAAACCTGCCCAGTCCAGTTGGGGGGCGCGCGGCTTCCACGAGTACTGGCTCAACCCCACCAACGCCTGGATCTACCCCCACCTGCACAAGGCTACCGAGCGGATGATCGAGCTGAGCCGCCGCGAGCCTGCCGATGACCTGGAGTGGCGGGCCCTGAACCAGGCGGCGCGGGAATTGCTCCTGGCCCAATCTTCCGACTGGGCCTTCATCATGCGCACGGGGACGATGGTTCCCTATGCGGTACGCCGCACCAAATCCCACCTGCTGCGCTTCAATCACCTCTACGAGAAGATCCAAGCCGGCCAGTTTCGGCGAGAAAAAGCCACCCCTGAAGACGAGCAGTGGCTGGCCAAGGTGGAATACATGGACAACATCTTCCCCAACCTCAACTACCGTGTCTACCGGCCCCTCTGACCATTGGGTAAGGCCGGAACCTTTTGGCAACTTCCACCCGCACCGCGTGGAAAAAAGAATTTCCGACTACTTGAGCCTCACTCCCCCCCTTCCTCTTGGACGATGGGCTGGGGTTGGTCGCAGCAGAGGCGCGCTCGGGAAGTGTTTTCTTCAATCGGGTTTGAAACGACTGCAGTTTGAAATAGCCATCATCGGCATCCCTGCGGACTTTCCGCTGCCGAGGGCGGGCCTTGTTGCGAAGGGATCCCAACTTCCCTGCCCTGATGGCCAGCCCTGCCGGTTCTAGAGCTTGGTGCCGCACTCGGCGCAGAACTTGTGCAGGCTGGGGTTTTTGGTGCCGCAATTGGGGCAGTAAATCAGCTCGGCGGCTTGCTCCAGTTGCCGCTTTTCCGGCAGGCCGATCATCTGGTAGTTGGCTTTGCCGGCGGGCACCATCGGGTAGCAGTTCTCGTCCCGCTTGACCACAAAATCGACCACCACCGGCCCCTCGTGGCGCAGCATCTCTTGGATGGCGTCGTCCACTTGATCGGGGTGATCGACGCGCATGCCCTTGACGCCAAAGGCTTCAGCCAGCTTGACGAAATCCGGCATGCCCGGAGTCATATCCGAGTGGGAGTAGCGCTCGCCGTGGAAAGCCTGCTGCCACTGCCGCACCATGCCCTGCCAGCCGTTGTTGATGATGGCCACCTTGGTGGCAATGCCGTACTGGGCCACCGTGCCCAGCTCCTGCATGTTCATCTGGAAGCTGGCGTCGCCGCTGATGCAGATCACCTCGGCGTGGGGCAGGGCCACTTTGACCCCCATGGCCGCCGGGAAACCGTAGCCCATGGTGCCCAGGCCAGAACTGGAGATCCACTGGCGCGGCCCGTTACGCAGAAACTGCGCCGCCCACATTTGGTGCTGACCGACATCGGTGGTGTAGTAGGCGTGGGGAGCATGGCGACGAAAGGCATCGATCACCTGCTGCGGGGCGATCACGCCCTCATAGCGGGGCACCTGCAGGGGGTAGTCCCGTTTCCAGCGCTCGATCCGCTCCAGCCAAGCCTGCGTCTGGCCAGGGGTGTGGGGCATTTTGCTCAGTTGCGCCAACAGCTCCACCAGGACGGTGCGCACATCTCCCACAATCGGCACGTCCGGAGTGCGGTTTTTGCCCACTTCTGCCGGGTCGATATCAATGTGGATAACCTTGGCGTGCTTGGCAAATTCGTCCAGCTTGCCGGTTACGCGGTCGTCAAAGCGGGCCCCCACGGCAATCAGCAGGTCGCACTCGGTAACGGCGAAGTTGGCGTAGGCGGTGCCGTGCATGCCCAGCATCCCCACCGAGAGGGGATCGTTCTCATCGAAGGCCCCTTTGCCCATGAGGGTGGTGGTCACCGGGATCTGATAGGTGTGGGCCAGCTCGGCAATCTCGGCATGGGCACCCGAGATGATGGCCCCGCCCCCCACGTAGAGCAGGGGCCGCTTGGCCTGCAGGATCAGCTTGGCCGCCGCGTGGATCTGGCGAGGGTTGCCCCGCACCGTGGGCCGGTAGCCGGGGATATTGACCTCGCTGACCGGCTGGTAGTCGAACTCTTCCAGGCCCACATCTTTGGGGATGTCGATCAACACTGGACCGGGTCGCCCCGTGCTGGCGATGTGGAAGGCCTCGGCCACAATCCGGGCCATCTGCCGGGGGTCGCGCACCACGTAGGAGTGTTTGACAATGGGCAGGGTGATGCCAAAAATGTCAGTCTCCTGAAAGCCATCAGTACCAATCAAATGGCGGGGCACCTGGCCAGTAATGGCCACCAGAGGCACGGAGTCCATTATGGCGTTGGCGATGCCTGTCACCAAATTGGTTGCCCCCGGCCCCGAGGTGGCAAAGCACACCCCCACCTTGCCGGTAGCGCGGGCGTAGCCATCGGCAGCATGGGCAGCGGCCTGTTCGTGGCGGACTAGGAAATGTTTGAGTAGCCCTTGGGATTCGGCCTTGTACAGCTCGTCGTAGATGGGCAAGATCGCTCCTCCTGGATAGCCGAAAATGTGCTGCACCCCATGTCGATGCAGGCTATCCACCAGTGCATAGGCCCCTGTTGCCACGATATCTTCTCCCCACTGAAGACGACCGAGCGCTCAACCTGAAGGGTTTGAGCTAGAAGACCAGCCAGCTATTGGCCGGCTTTTTAGGTTGTGTATTTAATTCAACAGTCTAGCAGGGGTTTGCTCCGCAGGGTTGAGATTTGCCTGGGGGGTGGCAACCGGTTTTTTCCTTCACCCTGCTTTTGCCTTGGAGAGCCCTTTAAGGCTGAGCTGTCGCATCCCCAGCAGAGGTGGCTCTAGATGAGAAGGGATCCGCTGCCCTGGGGATCCTGCGCTGCAAAACCTGCCCAGGCCGACGTGAGACCATCCGGTTCTCAGAGGGTTGAACCTGAAATTGATGGCATCCTCCCCTCAATATTTATTGAGGGGATTATTGCCCCTCGAGCTCCCCTACTTCTCTAAAACCTGCTGTTATCTATCTAGGTTTGATGATTGCGATGCTGGTCGGCAACCCGCTGGCTGGCCTCAAGACCGGCCCAGAGCCGGTTTTTGCCCAGTCTTCTGTCTCAGCAATCGATGAAGAAACTATTGGATTGCTCGCTTAGTTGTTCCCGCTGCTTCCGTTGAAGAAGTCGAACTGGAGCGGGAGAATGGGCGCTGGGTTTGGAAGGTGGGGTTTGCCAACGACATTGAGGTCAAAATCGATGGCAGAGCCGGGAAAATTCTAGACATCGATGATGACTGGTAGTTGGGCTGCTGCAAGAGCCCAAGAGAGGGCTGACGAGTTCTATCGGATCCTCGAGCGGCTGCTGCGCAGGATGAGCCATGCCAATTCCAAGGCCGGCCCCAGCACTCGCCAGGCGCGAAAGCAAAGCAGCAGGGATCCCTGTCCGTGCCAGCCGGTGTGGGCGAAGGTCAAGCGCAGGTGGCAAGCCAGCGAGGGGGGGAGGGTTGCCAAAAGCCCTAGGCACTGCCCCGTCAAGGCCGGGTCGGCAAAGCCGATTTCCAGGCCGCCTCGCCAGGACTGGATCTGGATCCCCTCGGCCAACCGCCTCAGAAGGGGCCAGAAGCGAGGCCAGTCGGCAAAGGAGAGACGGCAGCCCACCCAGGCTGGCCAATGCCCGCGAACGTATAGGGACCCGCAGCGCCATTCCCAACCCCGACGGCTGCCCCGCAGAGCCAAGCCCCTCCACCCGCGCCATTCCCCAACCCAGGCGAGGGGGCCCTGCCAAGGCTTGCGGTAGCGCAGCAGGAGCTGTTGTGGCCAGAACAAAAACAGCCCCAACCCCGTGACCAGCAACAGCCCTGCCAGGCGCTGGATGACCTCAGGCCAGCCCATAGCGAGCCAGAAAACGGGGCAAATCGACCACCTGACAGGTATAGGATCCCTGCATGACCAAGCGCCCCTGCTGCGTGATCTTCACCTGAAATTCAATGCGCCTTCCCACCGCTTGCACAACCTCAACCTGAACGTGTAGAGGATCCCCGACCACGGCTGCCGAGCAGTGTTCCAGGGCAAAGCGGATCCCGACGACGGCTTCTTCCCCCTCGTAGAAGGGCTGCAAGGTGTTGTGGCCGCACCGCTCGATCAGCGCCAACAGCGCCGGGGATCCGATCACCCTCACGCCGGGGTTGCCCAGGGCCTCTGCCGTTTGCTCGGGGCCGGGGATCCCTTGCCAGGTGCCGCGGGTGCCGAGAGGAACAGGTTTCACGGTCTGGGAGCCCCAACAGGCGAGGGTGGGCATTTAGCGGGATGCAGTCCTGGACTGCCACAGGCGCCAGCCCTGCCCAAGCAAGAGGCAGAGAACCAGGATCCCGACGAGAACCACCAGCACCAGGGCCCGCTCCAGGCGGGTGGCATAGAACCCCGTCACCGTCCAGTTGCGGCTGAGGTTGGAGCCCAAAATGGCAAGCATAGCCAGGCCCAAAGCTTGGGTCCCTGTCCAAGGTGCCCTTCCCCTTTCTTGGTTTAGGGCTATGGGCTGCAGCGCTGCCAAGATCAAGGCGGTGATCAAGGCTGCCAGCAAGAAGGCCGCCTGCGGCTGGGCGTGGACGAAATAGCCCACCCCCAGCGGCAGGAGCAGGCTGGCCAGCGTCAGGCCGATCCCCGTCGGCAGCGGCCTGTCTTGCCCGTACACCCAGTGGACAAGCGCTGCCAGCCCCATGCTCGCCATGCCCAGGTACAGCGCCGCCGCCACATAGGGCTGGGTGAGGTCGATCCCGGCCACCTGCAGGTTGAACTGGTGCAGCAGGTTTTGCAGCAGGGGTTGGGCCGACAAAAACAGGGCGGCCATTGCCCCCCAGCGGCTGGGAAAAGCCAGACACCCCAGCCCCAGCAGCGCCGCCCCGTAGGATCCCCCCAGCCGCAGCGCCAGCAGCGCCCCACCGCCTACCAGCGTCAGGCTCACACAGGCCCGCCAGAGCAAGGCCTCTTTCCCCTCGGGTGCCGGGATCCCGCCCTCCAAAGCCAGCAGAGCCCACGAGAGCAGCACCCCCGCCCCGTACAGCAGCGCCCAAAAGGGATCCTGGTACAGCCCGTTGCGCACCAGGGCCAAAGCCAGCGCCGTCGCCACCAGCCATCCCACACCGTGCCCCAGGGCCGACAGCAGCCGGTTGGAGCCCACCTCGCTGTCGCGCGAGGACTCCGTCCCGCTGGCGGGAACGGGGAGGATCAGCAGGGGCAGCGTGCCCGCCACCAGGCTGAGGGCAGCCAGCCCCACCGGCAGCAGCACCGACCAAGGGAGATCTTGGGGGGAGCCCATCTCCAGCAGGCGGGATCCCCAGGTCAAGGCGGCGATGCCGCTCCAGCCCTGGCCCAGACCCATCAGCACAGACAGCATCTCCGCCTCGGCCAAGCAGCCCAGCAACGGGATCCCCACCAAGCCCATCCCCAGGCCGCAGCCCCACAGCAGCAGAGAAAAAGCAGCTCCCGCCTCAGATTCCTCGAAAGCACCGCGGGCTAGGCCCCACACGCTGGCCAAGCTGAGCAGCAGCACCGCCAGCCCCTGCCCGGCCCGCCCGCAGCCGCTCAAGCCCAGCAGACCCAACCCCACCAGTCCCCCCAGCAACACCGCTAGCGGGATCGGCTCCGACAACTGTCCCAGCCCTGCCCCCAGCGCCGCCAAGGCTGCCAAGCCCAGCCCCACTGCCGGCTGCCAACGGCGAAGGGATCCCCAGCGGCGATAGCGAATCGCTTCCAACAGCAAAACCACCAAGCCAATTGCAGCCCCAATCGCCAGCGCTCCGCTTACCATCTCCCCCTCCTGACCAACCCTTCCTCAACTATCGCCGATCTTGGTCTGGCCATCGAAGGACTCCGTCCCGCTGGCGCAAACGGCAAAAGGGTTGACAGAAACTTGGTGCCTTATCCCCCAGCCGGGGAAGGGCAATGCCCCAAGCCGCCGAGGCGGTGGCAAAGATAAGCTGGAAAAGAGCAGCGAGCGGGCGTTCATGTCTTCCGAGCATTACAAGTTCGACCTCTTCTTGCGTTACCACCGGGCCCAGGCCCGTTGGGCGCGGCAGTTGGCGGAGCGGCTGGATCGGGAGGGCTTCAAGGTCTGGTTTGACCGCTGGATGCTACAGCCAGGAGACGACCGCCGGCTGGAGCTGCAACTGGCCATCGAACAGTGCCGCTGGGTCGGGGTGGTGGCCTCGCCGGAGTTTGTCGCCAATCCCTGGCCCAGAGATGAGCTCTACAGCGGCTTCTCCCACGCCCCGCCCCGGCAGAACCAGCGCCTGCTGACGCTGCTGCACACGCCCGCCGAGCTGCCCCGCCCCCTGGCAGAAGCGCCGCTGCTGGACTTTAGCGGCTCCGATGAGGATCCGGTGCTGTTCGAGTACCGGGCCCGGGAGCTGATGCACTTTTTGGATCCCAGCTTTCCCGCCCCCGGGGATCTGCAGCGATTTCGGCTGCAATACCGTCGCCGCGAGGAACTCCCTGAAGATGAGGAGGTGCGGGGGTTCCAGGCCTTTTTGCGGGCCATTCAAATGGCCATCCTGCGCATTGCCACCGGCGAAATGCCCTCTGCCACGCCGGAGGAAGGAGCACGCAAGATTGCCATTTTGCAATTTATTCAGCGGCTGTTTCAGTGGAACAGCGCCGACATTCAATTTGAGCGGGCCGAGGAGTGGCGCAAGCGGGGCAACCTGAGCGAGGCGCTGGCCGCCTACGACCGTGCCTTGAACATGGATCCCAACTTTGCCCTGGCCTGGAGCCGGCGCGGCGATGTGCTGGTGCAGTTGGCCCGCTACCGCGAGGCGGTGGACAGCTACAACGGATCCCTGAGCATCAACCCCTACGACGAGGAGACGCGGCTGCGCCTGGCCCTGATTTTGGGGCGCCTGGGCCAGTACAAAGCGGCGGTGGTCAACTACGACAAGGTGCTGGAGAGCAACCCCGAAGATGCCTTGGCCTGGCACAATCGCGGCATTCGCCTCATGCAACTGAAGCGGCCCAAGCTGGCCCTCAACAGCCTGAACAAGGCGCTGCGCTACAACCCCCAACAGCCCCGCACCTGGCTGGCGCGTGGGATCGTGCTGCGGCGGCTGCGGCGGCCCAGCTCGGCGGCGGCCAGCTTTGCCCGCGTCCTGAAGCTCAACCCCAGAAGTGGCCGGGTCTGGCGCTACCAAGGCAATGCCCTGTTCCACTGCCAGCGGCTGCGCTCGGCCATCGAGTGTTACAAGCGCTCGCTGCGGCTGCGCCGCCGGGATCCCATTACGCTCCACAACCTAGGGGTGGCTCTGCTGCGCCTGGGGCAGTATCGGCTGGCCAGCAAGGCCCTGGAACGTGCTCTGCGCTACGACGCCGACAACCCCAAAAGCTGGTATGCCCGCGGCGTGGCCTTCCAGAAATTGGGCTACCTGAGGGAGGCTTGCATTCACTTCGAGGAAGCCCTGAAAATCCGGCCAGAGGACTTCCCGGCTCGCTACGCCCTGGCGGTGGCCCAGCAGGAGCTGGGGCAATACGAAGCCAGCCTGGAGCAGTTCCGGCGCCTGGTGCAACAGCGTCCCGGCAGCTTTGCCTGCTGGTTTGGCCAGATCACCAGCCTGCGGCGCTTGGGCCGGTTGGAAGAAGCCCTTGCTGCCGCCCAACAGATGACCCGCCTCAACGAACGGGATCCCTGGGGCTGGTTTGCCTTAGGGCTAGTGTATGGCGACCTGAAAGAGGCAGAAAAAGCGGTGGAGGCCTACTCGCGGGTTTTGCAGCTCACCCCAGAAGACGCGGTGGCCCTCAACAACCGCGCCTGGGAGGCCCTGAAGCTGGGGAAATTGGAGCTGGCTCTAGCCGACGCCCAACGGGCCACAGAACTGGAGCCGCAGCGGCCCGCCTTCTGGCATACCTTGGCGCTAATCCAACTACAGGCCGGCCAGCGGGAGGCGGCCCAGGCCAGTTTGCAGCGCTGCCTGGAACTGGATCCCCAGTTTCAGCCGGCCCAAGCTGCTCTGCAGGAGCTGAACCGCGCCGGCTCCAGCTCGCCGACACCGTTGCCGGGCAACTTTGCCGAGAGCCCTGCTGCTGACGCGCCGGCAGGAACGGCGCTGCCAGAACTGAAAACCCTCACCCCTCAAGAGGAGCCGCAACCGGTAGACCGTAGGCCCCTACCGGATCCCTCCGCTTAGCCCTTGTCTTGTGCCAATCCCCACAACGCCCTGACTGGATTTATGCCCAGGGACAGCTTGCCTCCCTGCCTGACAAAACTCCACCGGCTCAGGGCTATGTAGACCATCCGCGAACTGAAGCGCGGAAGCAGGCTACTGAGCAGGGGGAGAACCTCAGCCTTAGCAATATACAAACTGTGCTGTTCAGAGGGGCCGTCAGCTCTCCCCCGTTCACAGCAAGGGCAGGCCGCGCAGTCGTCGCAGTTGGTTGATATGGGCTGGGCAATCACACCCGAACAGGGCAATGGCGGCGTTGCTCTCTTCGAGGGTGAACTCCAAGAAAAGATGCTCCGCCGCCTCGACCTCAGCTTCAGATGGGTTGGGATCCCCTATCTCTGGCCAAGGGAGCGGGTGCCGCCACGGCAAAGAACGAGAGCGGACAACACTCAGATCAAATTGAGGCACCTCCAGAGCAGAAGCCCAAGCCATAGGAGCAGGCGACAGCAGCAACGCCCACAGAGCCGGTGTAGCCCACCTAGCCCAACGCCAATAGAAATGAGGGATCCCTGCCATCAATCTGACCAACTCACCGTAGCGGTAGTGTACCACTGGTTTTGGCTTCTGTCAGGAAAGAGAAACTCCATCAGCCGAAATGACCGTAAAGTGGTTGAGCTTACAGCCTGTTAAGGACTCAAGGGGTACAATAGCAGCACTTAGCAAACCAACTTTGGAAGGAGGATGGATTGATCAGTAGTAAAGAAGTCTTCACTATCTGCTCCATGCTATATTTCCCAATTCTGCAAAGCTGCCGAATAAAATGCTTCAACACCGACCACATCATCTCAATGGGATTCAACTCCGGCGCATACACAGGTAGGTATAGGATTCGTGCTCCTGTCCCCCTAATCAATTCCTCAACTTCCCGACTCTTGTGGATATTTAAA
This window harbors:
- a CDS encoding thioesterase family protein, with the translated sequence MKPVPLGTRGTWQGIPGPEQTAEALGNPGVRVIGSPALLALIERCGHNTLQPFYEGEEAVVGIRFALEHCSAAVVGDPLHVQVEVVQAVGRRIEFQVKITQQGRLVMQGSYTCQVVDLPRFLARYGLA
- a CDS encoding glycoside hydrolase family 57 protein, with translation MGYLALVLHAHLPFVRHPEQDFVLEEEWLYEAITETYVPLLHMFEGLRRDGIDFRFTMSLTPPLVSMLRDPLLQERYDHYLTKLEELAQLEYDKNATNGHIRYLAEHYIKQFAMVRDLWERYDRDLVRAFKQFQDSGNLEIITCAATHGYLPLMQMYPQAVWAQLIVACEHYNEHFGQWPRGIWLPECAYYQGLERMIADAGLRYMITDAHGLLYAKPRPRYGMYAPIFTETGVAVFGRDHESSQQVWSAEVGYPGDPVYREFYKDLGYEADYEYIKPYIMPNGQRKNTGIKYHRITGRNLDLGQKQLYDPYWAREKAAEHAGNFMFNRQRQIEYLYSVMGRPPLVVAPYDAELFGHWWYEGPWFLDFLIRKSYFDQNTYRMTHLAEYLRENPTHQVCKPAQSSWGARGFHEYWLNPTNAWIYPHLHKATERMIELSRREPADDLEWRALNQAARELLLAQSSDWAFIMRTGTMVPYAVRRTKSHLLRFNHLYEKIQAGQFRREKATPEDEQWLAKVEYMDNIFPNLNYRVYRPL
- a CDS encoding PepSY domain-containing protein produces the protein MARLVVPAASVEEVELERENGRWVWKVGFANDIEVKIDGRAGKILDIDDDW
- the ilvB gene encoding biosynthetic-type acetolactate synthase large subunit — encoded protein: MATGAYALVDSLHRHGVQHIFGYPGGAILPIYDELYKAESQGLLKHFLVRHEQAAAHAADGYARATGKVGVCFATSGPGATNLVTGIANAIMDSVPLVAITGQVPRHLIGTDGFQETDIFGITLPIVKHSYVVRDPRQMARIVAEAFHIASTGRPGPVLIDIPKDVGLEEFDYQPVSEVNIPGYRPTVRGNPRQIHAAAKLILQAKRPLLYVGGGAIISGAHAEIAELAHTYQIPVTTTLMGKGAFDENDPLSVGMLGMHGTAYANFAVTECDLLIAVGARFDDRVTGKLDEFAKHAKVIHIDIDPAEVGKNRTPDVPIVGDVRTVLVELLAQLSKMPHTPGQTQAWLERIERWKRDYPLQVPRYEGVIAPQQVIDAFRRHAPHAYYTTDVGQHQMWAAQFLRNGPRQWISSSGLGTMGYGFPAAMGVKVALPHAEVICISGDASFQMNMQELGTVAQYGIATKVAIINNGWQGMVRQWQQAFHGERYSHSDMTPGMPDFVKLAEAFGVKGMRVDHPDQVDDAIQEMLRHEGPVVVDFVVKRDENCYPMVPAGKANYQMIGLPEKRQLEQAAELIYCPNCGTKNPSLHKFCAECGTKL
- a CDS encoding toll/interleukin-1 receptor domain-containing protein produces the protein MSSEHYKFDLFLRYHRAQARWARQLAERLDREGFKVWFDRWMLQPGDDRRLELQLAIEQCRWVGVVASPEFVANPWPRDELYSGFSHAPPRQNQRLLTLLHTPAELPRPLAEAPLLDFSGSDEDPVLFEYRARELMHFLDPSFPAPGDLQRFRLQYRRREELPEDEEVRGFQAFLRAIQMAILRIATGEMPSATPEEGARKIAILQFIQRLFQWNSADIQFERAEEWRKRGNLSEALAAYDRALNMDPNFALAWSRRGDVLVQLARYREAVDSYNGSLSINPYDEETRLRLALILGRLGQYKAAVVNYDKVLESNPEDALAWHNRGIRLMQLKRPKLALNSLNKALRYNPQQPRTWLARGIVLRRLRRPSSAAASFARVLKLNPRSGRVWRYQGNALFHCQRLRSAIECYKRSLRLRRRDPITLHNLGVALLRLGQYRLASKALERALRYDADNPKSWYARGVAFQKLGYLREACIHFEEALKIRPEDFPARYALAVAQQELGQYEASLEQFRRLVQQRPGSFACWFGQITSLRRLGRLEEALAAAQQMTRLNERDPWGWFALGLVYGDLKEAEKAVEAYSRVLQLTPEDAVALNNRAWEALKLGKLELALADAQRATELEPQRPAFWHTLALIQLQAGQREAAQASLQRCLELDPQFQPAQAALQELNRAGSSSPTPLPGNFAESPAADAPAGTALPELKTLTPQEEPQPVDRRPLPDPSA